From the Solanum pennellii chromosome 4, SPENNV200 genome, one window contains:
- the LOC107016052 gene encoding kinesin-like protein KIN-14L translates to METQTRGRGHEYNLAWRKAEEAALRRYQATHWLECFVGPLGISSQPSEREFVSCLRSGLVLCNLINKVQTGSVPKVVENHTPSQSIMWDSQPLPAYQYFENIRNFLVAVDDLKLPAFEASVFERDNIEAGSSTKVVDCILELKAYHEWKQMTGGVGFYKPLRSPLLTPSRGRIQAQTHVTINSDSRRRLEMSASFPKQSPSEDEIQKLEGIIVKALAERMVDMKENIGNNFFASFQNGNTNQVEMFSRIFSSCFKEQLQNKSLKLNSDPLKEISCSEDNSTCIPLQDLSNLRSRKCCRACIKKGNCNHWTVVTIQEKELSNLKALLSSTKKEFENLQSQLQSDLKQLGEQVLDMSNAALGYHKVMKENRSLHNMVQDLKGNIRVYCRIRPAFNAEAKTAIDFIGEDGSLVVIDPLKSWKEGRKIFQFNRVFGTSATQEDVFRDTKPLVRSVMDGYNVCIFAYGQTGSGKTYTMSGPGGGSTKEFGINQLALNDLFVLSDERKDIMSYKIHVQMVEIYNEQIHDLLADDSLLTKLEIRSCMSGNGLPLPDASMHLVNCATDVIELMKLGDLNRAVGCTAMNNRSSRSHSVLTVHVHGEDTSGNIIHSCLHLVDLAGSERVDKSEVTGDSLKEAQHINKSLSCLGDVITALAQKNSHIPYRNSKLTLLLQNSLGGHAKTLMFAHVSPEGDSFGETISTLKFAQRVSSVELGAARLNKESVEVLELKAEIETLKRALANKEALTPQINKTKEAARTPFQKPKAIGERSTPRARRLSIENCTTTVRTEKANLDDEKGSKTPAVKTRSRRLSLEGPRFASKNFEHIKLLEPTSKRNQQEVVCLQQSTELQEGDDVTKLYDQAGKDSFLKAPLSPPFAFRSQKAPQSPASGLQAPRSPTFGFEIQQAPQGLTSGFKSQQPPRSPTSTYKSQQAPWSPTSGFKSLQAPRSPTPTCKSQQPPRSPTSGFKSQQAPPNPTSGFKSQQAPRSPTPTYKSQQHPRSPTSGFKSQQTPLSPTSGFKSQQAPRSPTPTYKSQQPPRSSTSGFKSQQASLSPTSAFKSCNAPRSPTSAATKSQGVKTTDNRTRILSLQLPKTPEPLMTSIKENEAGMQSERTISSEVETPTLISRTHGKGSQIRRSLRTIGKLINGSERKNQQKKTEAAPISPLNCLNEETSSMTSNARTLRRQSLTGIPPPIISRRSSLGGGSLPDSCANESKNLKTPGASAKLTKRWL, encoded by the exons ATGGAGACTCAAACAAGAGGAAGGGGACATGAATACAATTTGGCTTGGAGGAAAGCTGAAGAAGCAG CTTTGAGGCGATATCAAGCAACCCACTGGTTGGAATGTTTCGTCGGACCATTAGGTATATCAAGCCAGCCTTCCGAGAGAGAGTTTGTTTCTTGCTTGAGAAGTGGCTTGGTACTTTGCAATTTAATTAACAAAGTTCAAACAGGATCAGTTCCAAAG gTTGTAGAAAACCACACACCTTCACAGTCAATCATGTGGGATTCTCAGCCATTGCCAGCGTATCAATATTTTGAGAACATTCGGAACTTTTTGGTCGCTGTGGACGATTTAAAGCTACCAGCATTTGAGGCATCTGTTTTTGAAAGG GATAACATAGAAGCAGGTTCATCAACTAAGGTTGTGGATTGCATTTTGGAACTTAAAGCATACCATGAGTGGAAGCAAATGACTGGAGGAGTCGGATTTTATAAGCCTCTACGGTCTCCTCTCTTGACTCCCTCAAGGGGAAGGATTCAAGCTCAAACACATGTAACAATCAATTCTGATAGTCGCAGGCGATTGGAAATGTCTGCTAGTTTTCCAAAACAATCACCATCAGAGGATGAAATTCAAAAACTTGAAG GCATAATTGTCAAGGCTCTAGCTGAAAGAATGGTCGACATGAAGGAAAACATAGGCAATAACTTTTTTGCTTCTTTTCAGAATGGGAATACG AACCAAGTTGAAATGTTCAGTAGGATCTTCTCTAGCTGCTTCAAGGAACAACTTCAAAACAAGTCCCTTAAG TTGAACTCAGATCCTTTAAAAGAGATAAGTTGCTCAGAAGACAACTCTACATGCATTCCCCTCCAAGATTTATCTAATCTTAGAAGCCGAAAG TGTTGCAGAGCTTGCATAAAGAAGGGCAATTGCAACCACTGGACTGTAGTTACAATTCAAGAAAAGGAACTTTCG AATCTTAAGGCGTTGTTATCAAGTACAAAGAAAGAGTTTGAAAATCTGCAGTCTCAGCTGCAAAGTGATCTGAAGCAACTTG GAGAGCAAGTACTGGATATGTCTAATGCTGCTCTTGGATATCATAAGGTTATGAAAGAAAACAGATCCTTGCATAACATGGTTCAGGATCTAAAAG gGAATATTAGAGTTTACTGCAGAATAAGGCCCGCCTTCAATGCAGAAGCAAAAACAGCCATAGATTTCATTGGAGAAGATGGTTCTTTGGTTGTAATCGATCCACTAAAATCCTGGAAAGAAGGGAGGAAAATTTTCCAGTTCAACCGTGTTTTCGGTACAAGTGCCACTCAGG AAGATGTATTTCGAGACACTAAACCGCTTGTAAGATCAGTGATGGATGGTTACAATGTATGCATTTTTGCTTATGGTCAAACTGGATCAGGGAAAACATATACCATG TCTGGCCCTGGAGGTGGATCAACAAAAGAGTTCGGAATCAATCAGTTGGCTCTGAATGATCTATTCGTACTATCTGATGAAAGGAAGGACATCATGAGCTATAAGATCCATGTTCAAATGGTCGAGATATACAATGAACAAATTCATGATCTTCTGGCAGACGATTCGTTGCTTACTAA ATTAGAGATTAGAAGCTGCATGAGTGGCAATGGTCTACCTCTGCCTGATGCTAGCATGCATCTTGTGAATTGCGCTACAGATGTTATAGAACTGATGAAACTTGGTGACTTGAACCGTGCTGTTGGCTGTACTGCCATGAACAACCGTAGTAGCCGTTCACACAG TGTGCTGACTGTACATGTGCATGGTGAAGATACATCTGGAAACATAATCCACAGTTGCCTACATTTGGTGGATCTTGCTGGTAGTGAACGAGTTGACAAGTCGGAAGTTACTGGAGACAGCCTCAAAGAGGCTCAACATATTAATAAATCTCTCTCTTGCTTGGGCGATGTAATCACAGCATTGGCGCAGAAGAATTCCCACATCCCATATAGAAACAGCAAACTCACATTACTCTTGCAGAACTCTTTAG GTGGACATGCGAAAACTTTAATGTTTGCTCATGTCAGTCCTGAAGGGGATTCCTTTGGAGAAACAATTAGTACTCTGAAATTTGCACAGAGGGTTTCGAGTGTGGAACTTGGTGCAGCTCGTTTAAATAAAGAGAGCGTCGAAGTTTTAGAGCTCAAGGCAGAG ATTGAGACCCTAAAAAGGGCATTAGCTAACAAGGAAGCACTAACTCCTCAAATTAACAAAACAAAGGAAGCAGCAAGGACACCTTTCCAGAAGCCAAAAGCAATAGGTGAGAGATCCACTCCACGAGCTCGAAGATTAAGCATCGAGAATTGCACCACCACCGTGAGGACAGAAAAGGCAAaccttgatgatgagaaggGATCCAAAACTCCAGCTGTGAAAACTCGTTCGAGAAGATTAAGTTTAGAAGGGCCAAGATTTGCCAGCAAGAATTTTgaacatattaaattattagaaCCCACTAGTAAGCGCAACCAGCAAGAAGTTGTGTGCTTACAGCAATCTACTGAGCTTCAGGAAGGAGATGATGTCACAAAGTTGTATGATCAAGCCGGTAAAGATAGTTTCCTGAAGGCTCCTCTGAGTCCACCTTTTGCTTTTAGAAGTCAGAAAGCTCCTCAAAGTCCAGCCTCTGGTCTCCAGGCCCCTCGGAGTCCAACTTTTGGTTTTGAAATCCAGCAAGCTCCACAGGGTCTAACTTCTGGTTTCAAAAGTCAGCAGCCACCTCGAAGTCCAACTTCTACCTATAAAAGTCAGCAGGCTCCTTGGAGTCCAACTTCTGGTTTCAAAAGCCTGCAGGCTCCTCGGAGTCCAACTCCTACCTGTAAAAGTCAGCAGCCTCCTCGAAGTCCAACTTCCGGTTTCAAAAGCCAACAGGCACCTCCGAATCCAACTTCTGGTTTCAAAAGCCAGCAGGCTCCTCGGAGTCCAACTCCTACCTACAAAAGTCAGCAGCATCCTCGCAGTCCAACTTCTGGTTTCAAAAGCCAGCAGACACCTCTGAGTCCAACTTCTGGTTTCAAAAGCCAGCAGGCTCCTCGGAGTCCAACTCCTACATACAAAAGTCAGCAGCCTCCTCGCAGTTCAACTTCTGGTTTCAAAAGCCAGCAGGCATCTCTGAGTCCAACTTCTGCTTTTAAGAGCTGCAATGCACCTAGGAGTCCGACAAGTGCTGCCACTAAGAGCCAGGGTGTGAAAACAACAGATAACAGAACAAGGATTCTTTCTCTTCAACTACCCAAAACACCTGAGCCACTGATGACCTCTATAAAAGAGAACGAGGCAGGAATGCAAAGTGAGCGTACAATTTCATCTGAAGTCGAGACGCCTACTTTGATTAGCCGTACTCATGGAAAAGGATCTCAAATTCGAAGATCACTTCGGACTATTGGGAAGCTGATTAATGGATCTGAAAGAAA GAACCAACAGAAAAAGACTGAAGCAGCCCCAATATCGCCTTTGAATTGCCTAAATGAGGAGACATCATCAATGACATCTAATGCAAGGACACTTCGAAGACAATCCCTAACTGGCATTCCGCCACCAATCATATCGAGGAGATCTTCACTTGGAGGAGGGAGCTTGCCTGATTCTT GTGCAAATGAaagtaaaaatttgaaaactccTGGAGCTTCAGCTAAGTTAACAAAGAGGTGGCTATGA